One Pocillopora verrucosa isolate sample1 chromosome 10, ASM3666991v2, whole genome shotgun sequence genomic window carries:
- the LOC131768767 gene encoding solute carrier family 12 member 2-like, giving the protein MSDEVEKKLDVENSNSNPEESLKEQAAGDDESTEQKKKFSVLKVKFGPDSSGDTSGEHSNESSSPSSPIESPRSPEHFTHGYATNEAIPMTIFYRSQHSHGHGGKQRPTLQQLRKGLENDKAEFIEETAPLDDSKLEDGQDSIEIRNARSAPKFGWIKGVLFGCLLNIWGVMLYLRLSWVVGQAGIALASLIVIMSAVVTTLTTLSLSAVCTNGEVKGGGAYYLISRSLGPEFGGSIGIIFSVASAVATAMYVVGFSETVRDILRDNGSLIVDESNDIRIVGLISVVILLGITMIGLKWVVRAQMLLLIVLVISILNVLIGTFIGPQSDESRSRGFVGYQKEVFETNLGPGYKGESFFSVFAVFFPAATGILAGVNISGDLKDVHKAVPKGTLLAILISTIVYVMLAWFVGGCIEREALGFVQEVLQNKTLASCVEQECRYGLLNDFQVMEEVSGWGPIVTAGIFASTLSSALASLVGAPKAFQAVCKDKLFPYIDFFGVGYGPGNEPRRGYILAFFVAAAFIAIGDLNVIAPIISNFFLIVYALINYAVFAASLSRSPGWRPSFKYYNMWVSLLGALLCVAMMFLINWWAALLTIFIVLILYKYVDFTKPKVNWGSSAQAYTFVQALRYTRRLDGIGHHVKNFRPHCLVLTGHPQDRPNLTYLVSQITKNVSLMVYANVIKEAFGMLPEDESDVEWMRKHKIKAFRAVTTAPSLRTGVQSMIHLTGLGKMRPNTVVMGYKNNWTDKRYLSEVVDYLGVINDVFELKYGLVILRMNEEQKKNFIVEKVDESSSSDSDSIIEEDEYPKPKRSSPAKKSTNEERESLTSPEKASELTSESSPTPEVKIALKEKQTGTIDVWWLYDDGGLTVLLPYLLTLHRAWKKCKLRFFSANIRSKHEVNPQGLQMANLLKKFRFDASCVEQVEINEPPSKESIDAFRRLPVKEELGEEPIKDQKVLRTIRIGELVRQHCSEETRLVVISIPVPVTDVTTPLMYMSWLEVMSADLPPVLLVRGNQTNVLTFYS; this is encoded by the exons ATGTCTGATGAGGTGGAGAAGAAGCTTGATGTAGAGAATTCAAACTCAAACCCGGAGGAAAGCCTGAAGGAACAAGCCGCCGGTGATGACGAGTCTAcggaacagaaaaaaaaattttccgtTCTGAAGGTGAAATTTGGACCAGATTCTTCTGGAGACACAAGTGGAGAACACTCGAATGAGTCTTCTTCACCATCCAGTCCGATCGAAAGCCCGCGAAGCCCTGAACATTTCACTCACGGTTACGCTACCAACGAAGCCATCCCCATGACTATCTTCTATCGGAGTCAGCACTCGCACGGACACGGTGGAAAACAACGGCCCACACTGCAGCAACTACGAAAAGGCTTAGAAAATGACAAG gCTGAATTTATAGAGGAAACTGCCCCTCTGGATGATAGCAAATTAGAAGATGGCCAGGATTCTATAGAAATAAGAAATGCAAGGAGTGCACCAAAGTTTGGTTGGATCAAAGGTGTGCTTTTTGGCTGTCTGCTCAACATATGGGGTGTGATGCTTTATTTACGGCTCTCCTGGGTGGTGGGACAAGCTGGAATAGCTTTGGCTTCTCTCATTGTGATCATGTCTGCTGTGGTAACTACTCTGACAACATTATCGTTATCTGCAGTTTGTACCAATGGTGAAGTCAAAGGAG GTGGTGCCTATTATCTCATTTCCCGCAGTCTAGGGCCTGAGTTTGGAGGCTCCATTGGCATAATCTTCTCAGTAGCCAGTGCTGTGGCAACAGCAATGTACGTGGTTGGTTTTTCAGAAACGGTGCGGGATATCCTCCGGGATAACGGCTCCCTTATAGTAGATGAGTCCAATGACATACGCATTGTGGGCCTCATAAGTGTTGTCATTCTCCTCGGCATCACCATGATTGGGTTAAAGTGGGTTGTACGTGCACAAATGTTACTTCTTATTGTACTAGTTATTTCCATTCTTAATGTGCTGATTGGCACTTTCATCGGGCCACAGTCTGACGAAAGCAGAAGCAGAGGTTTTGTGGGGTACCAAAAGGAAGTGTTTGAGACCAATTTGGGTCCTGGTTATAAAGGCGAGAGTTTTTTCTCTGTCTTTGCAGTCTTCTTTCCTGCTGCAACAGGGATTTTAGCTGGGGTGAATATATCTGGTGATCTCAAAGACGTGCACAAGGCTGTTCCAAAGGGGACCTTGCTGGCCATTCTAATCAGCACCATTGTGTATGTCATGCTTGCTTGGTTTGTGGGTGGATGCATCGAAAGAGAAGCTCTGGGGTTTGTGCAGGAGGTGTTGCAAAATAAGACTTTGGCTTCTTGTGTAGAACAGGAGTGTAGATATGGGCTTCTAAATGATTTTCAG GTTATGGAGGAAGTGTCGGGATGGGGTCCAATTGTAACAGCAGGCATCTTTGCATCCACTTTGTCCTCTGCACTTGCGAGTCTTGTCGGGGCACCCAAAGCATTCCAAGCAGTTTGCAAAGACAAGCTTTTTCCTTACATAGATTTCTTTGGTGTTGGTTATGGGCCTGGCAATGAACCGCGTAGGGGCTACATCTTGGCTTTCTTCGTGGCGGCAGCGTTCATTGCCATCGGAGATCTCAACGTGATTGCCCCAATCATATCCAACTTTTTCCTCATTGTGTACGCTCTCATCAACTACGCCGTGTTTGCTGCCTCGTTATCGCGTTCTCCGGGATGGCGCCCCTCGTTTAAGTACTACAACATGTGGGTGTCGCTGTTAGGGGCCTTGCTGTGTGTCGCTATGATGTTCCTTATCAACTGGTGGGCCGCACTGTTGACAATATTCATTGTGCTGATATTGTACAAGTATGTCGACTTCACCAAACCTAAG GTGAATTGGGGATCATCTGCGCAAGCGTACACTTTCGTGCAGGCCTTGCGCTACACTCGCCGATTGGATGGAATTGGTCATCACGTGAAAAACTTCCGTCCACATTGTTTAGTGCTAACCGGACATCCACAAGACCGACCCAACCTAACATACCTAGTGTCTCAGATAACTAAAAACGTCAGCCTTATGGTGTACGCTAATGTGATAAAGGAAGCTTTTGGAATGCTCCCTGAAGACGAATCAGATGTCGAGTGGATGAGAAAACACAAGATCAAAGCTTTCCGCGCTGTGACCACAG CGCCCAGTCTCCGCACGGGGGTGCAGTCCATGATTCACCTCACCGGACTGGGAAAGATGCGGCCAAACACGGTTGTCATGGGCTATAAGAATAACTGGACAGATAAGAGGTACTTAAGTGAAGTAGTAGATTATCTTGGTGTTATTAACGATGTCTTCGAGCTCAAGTATGGTCTGGTCATTCTTCGAATGAACgaagaacagaagaaaaatttcatcgTAGAGAAGGTGGATGAAAGCTCTTCGTCGGATTCGGACTCGATTATAGAAGAAGACGAATATCCTAAGCCCAAACGTTCCTCTCCGGCGAAAAAGTCAACGAACGAAGAGAGAGAAAGTCTTACTAGCCCTGAGAAGGCGTCCGAACTAACGTCCGAATCTTCGCCGACACCGGAGGTCAAGATTGcattgaaagagaaacaaacgGGCACCATCGATGTCTGGTGGCTGTACGATGATGGTGGCCTGACGGTATTGCTACCGTACCTGCTGACACTTCATCGTGCCTGGAAGAAGTGCAAATTGAGGTTTTTCTCAGCTAACATTCGCTCCAAGCACGAGGTGAATCCGCAAGGTTTGCAAATGGCAAACTTGTTAAAGAAGTTCCGCTTTGACGCTAGCTGCGTGGAGCAAGTTGAAATCAATGAACCGCCGTCGAAGGAGAGCATCGATGCTTTCAGACGTCTGCCAGTCAAAGAGGAGCTTGGAGAAGAGCCTATCAAAGACCAGAAAGTTCTTAGAACGATTCGCATCGGAGAACTCGTGCGGCAGCACTGCTCAGAGGAGACAAGGTTGGTCGTAATCTCCATTCCAGTCCCCGTCACTGACGTCACGACCCCTTTGATGTACATGAGTTGGCTTGAGGTGATGTCCGCTGACTTACCGCCGGTTCTACTCGTACGTGGCAATCAAACCAATGTGTTGACATTTTACTCGTAG